From Antedon mediterranea chromosome 9, ecAntMedi1.1, whole genome shotgun sequence, a single genomic window includes:
- the LOC140058328 gene encoding uncharacterized protein, with protein MDENDVKYQMFLEKLSKSYAGVDVRKLRMLLYSVIPIGDLNKSALCLFNTLTDNRFISKTDVRLLLEIAEVTNQESAINCITEYKNTVQCSNNTSETIITNYRRALFTTLINVDKDDLRNVIDFYKVSAFNYDNIWDAVYHIEKAGNLDSQQQIETFAKLLNNVAQHMLLVTPYQPTLISASATTMVVPTAADQVLGQALGQAPGQAPGQVPGQVPAQVPAQVPGQVPAQVPAQAPAQATAQVPAQAPAQAPAQAPAQVPAQVPAQVPGQAPGQLPAQAPAQAPAQAPAQVPAQVPAQAPAQAPAQAPAQAPAQVPAQVPAQVPGQAPGQLPAQVPAQVQAPREFLRHALCFIFNKRSK; from the exons ATGGACGAAAATGATGTTAAATACCAAATGTTTCTGGAAAAACTTAGCAAATCCTATGCTGGCGTGGACGTTCGGAAGTTAAGAATGCTTCTGTATAGTGTTATACCCATTGGCGATCTAAATAAATCAGCCTTGTGCCTATTTAATACACTTACTGACAATCGATTTATCTCAAAAACTGATGTGAGGCTGTTGTTGGAGATTGCTGAAGTAACTAATCAGGAATCAGCGATAAATTGTATAACAGAATACAAGAATACTGTACAATGTAGTAATAACACATCAGAGACAATAATAACCAACTACCGCAGAGCACTGTTTACAACGCTTATTAACGTAGACAAAGATGACTTAAGAAATGTGATTGATTTCTACAAGGTGAGTGCCTTCAACTACGACAACATTTGGGATGCTGTATATCACATTGAGAAAGCCGGAAACTTAGATTCACAACAACAAATTGAAACATTTGCAAAACTACTAAACAATGTGGCACAACATATGTTACTAG TAACGCCCTATCAGCCTACATTGATATCGGCTTCAGCTACAACAATGGTAGTTCCCACAG CAGCGGATCAAGTACTGGGACAAGCACTGGGACAAGCACCGGGACAAGCACCGGGACAAGTACCGGGACAAGTACCGGCACAAGTACCGGCACAAGTACCGGGACAAGTACCGGCACAAGTACCGGCACAAGCACCGGCACAAGCAACGGCACAAGTACCGGCACAAGCACCGGCACAAGCACCGGCACAAGCACCGGCACAAGTACCGGCACAAGTACCGGCACAAGTACCGGGACAAGCACCGGGACAACTACCGGCACAAGCACCGGCACAAGCACCGGCACAAGCACCGGCACAAGTACCGGCACAAGTACCGGCACAAGCACCGGCACAAGCACCGGCACAAGCACCGGCACAAGCACCGGCACAAGTACCGGCACAAGTACCGGCACAAGTACCGGGACAAGCACCGGGACAACTACCGGCACAAGTACCGGCACAAGTACAGGCACCAAGGGAGTTTTTACGTCATGCGCTATGCTTTATATTcaataaaagaagtaaataa